The genomic window ATATAACAGCCTATGACAATGAAAATTTAGTAGGGTGTCTGCGGGTTCTTTCCGACGGTTACTATTTTGGAACAATTACAGAGCTGCTTGTTCTTCCCCAATATCAAAAACAGGGGATTGGAAGCAAACTTCTCCAACTTGCAAAAGACAATACGCCTACAATGTTATATTTCGGTTCTCAACCGGCAGCAGAGCAATTTTATGAAAAGAATGGGTGTCAAAAGAGTTTACAGTCCTACATGATAAAAAAGGAAAAGTAAGCGATAATTTCCGGCTAACAGTATGTTATATTTTAAAAATGTGTTGTTAATTCTATGAGATTTGCTGTAATAAATATGCGGCAGCATTTTGACAACAGAAAATCAGTAAGTCAGAATAAATGGTGTGATTGAAGTAAAGATGGGCGTGAATTTACATAAAACTAAAACAAATATAGTTAATAATAACAAAGAACATGCCGGGATGCAACAACTATGATATGAGATTATAATATTTTGACATTGCCGCTTTA from Anaerotignum faecicola includes these protein-coding regions:
- a CDS encoding GNAT family N-acetyltransferase, with protein sequence MDYKVDDKDLDVSMFISFVNQVWQGDYDMEQTRRALSKTMNITAYDNENLVGCLRVLSDGYYFGTITELLVLPQYQKQGIGSKLLQLAKDNTPTMLYFGSQPAAEQFYEKNGCQKSLQSYMIKKEK